The following are from one region of the Abiotrophia defectiva ATCC 49176 genome:
- the nrdE gene encoding class 1b ribonucleoside-diphosphate reductase subunit alpha: MDKPVLKSRPTEVTYFKLNNELNRPVDGKIPLNKDREAVRAYFLEHVNPNTVFFYSLEEKINYLVDNDFIEREFIEKYPMEFIKELISSTYKMKFRFKSFMSAFKFYTQYALRTNDGARYLERYEDRIAFCALFLADGDQELAVRLRDEMISQRYQPATPTFLNSGRKRRGELVSCFLIQISDDMNSIGRAINSALQLSRIGGGVGVNLSNLRAAGDPIKKIENASSGVVPVMKLLEDSFSYSNQLGQRNGAGAVYLNVFHPDIVSFLSTKKENADEKVRVKTLSLGVVVPDKFYELAAKDEPMYLFSPYDVERIYGRPFAYVDITQEYDNLVNNPEIRKSKISARDLENEISKLQQESGYPYIVNIDTANRANPIDGTITMSNLCSEILQVQRPSHINNRQEFEVLGTDISCNLGSTNIPNMIESPDFASSVETAVRALTYVTDHSNIEAVPTVKHGNDLAHTIGLGGMGLHTLFAINQMEYGSPESVELTEAYFYALNYYTLVASNKIAKERGKSFDNFENSKYATGEYFDAYIQAPFQVTSEKVAAIMSKVALPTADDWRALKEAVAASGLYHQNRLAIAPTGSISYVNETSASLHPITRLIEERQEKKTGKTYYPAPMLSNETLPYYKSAYDTDMRKVIDVYAAAQKHIDQGMSLTLFMRSELPEGMYEWKEGRTNKMTTRDLNILRHYAWKKGIKSIYYVRTFTENNDEVGSNECESCSI; this comes from the coding sequence TTGGATAAACCAGTCTTAAAGAGTCGTCCGACTGAAGTCACTTACTTCAAACTCAATAATGAATTAAACCGGCCCGTTGATGGGAAAATCCCTCTCAACAAGGATCGGGAAGCCGTGCGTGCTTATTTCCTAGAGCACGTTAACCCTAACACGGTCTTCTTCTATTCTTTGGAAGAGAAGATTAACTACTTGGTAGATAACGACTTTATCGAACGGGAATTCATAGAGAAATACCCAATGGAGTTCATCAAGGAGCTGATTTCCAGCACCTATAAGATGAAGTTCCGCTTCAAGTCCTTTATGTCTGCTTTCAAATTCTATACCCAATATGCCTTGCGAACCAACGATGGGGCTCGCTACCTAGAGCGCTATGAAGACCGTATTGCTTTTTGTGCCCTCTTCTTAGCGGACGGGGACCAGGAATTAGCGGTGCGTTTGCGGGACGAAATGATCAGCCAACGCTATCAACCCGCAACTCCAACCTTCCTCAACTCAGGGCGTAAACGCCGTGGAGAGTTGGTTTCTTGCTTCTTAATCCAAATTTCTGACGATATGAACTCAATCGGTCGGGCTATCAACTCTGCCTTACAACTGTCTCGAATTGGCGGTGGGGTAGGGGTGAACCTGTCCAACCTACGAGCTGCTGGTGACCCGATTAAGAAGATTGAGAACGCCTCTAGCGGGGTTGTGCCGGTGATGAAGCTCTTGGAAGATAGCTTTAGCTATTCCAACCAATTAGGCCAACGTAATGGAGCCGGTGCTGTCTACCTCAATGTCTTCCATCCAGATATTGTTTCCTTCCTCTCAACCAAGAAGGAAAACGCGGATGAGAAGGTCCGGGTTAAGACCCTGTCTTTAGGGGTCGTGGTACCAGATAAATTCTACGAATTAGCTGCCAAAGATGAGCCTATGTACCTCTTCAGTCCATACGATGTGGAACGCATCTATGGCCGTCCATTTGCCTATGTGGATATTACGCAAGAATACGACAACTTGGTTAACAACCCTGAAATCCGCAAATCTAAGATTTCAGCACGTGACTTGGAAAATGAGATTTCTAAGCTCCAACAAGAATCAGGCTACCCATATATCGTCAACATCGACACGGCTAACCGGGCTAACCCAATTGATGGGACCATTACCATGTCCAACCTCTGTTCTGAAATCCTTCAAGTTCAACGGCCAAGCCACATTAACAACCGTCAAGAGTTTGAAGTCTTAGGGACAGACATTAGCTGTAACTTGGGTTCAACTAACATTCCAAACATGATTGAATCACCTGACTTTGCTTCATCGGTAGAGACTGCGGTCCGGGCCTTGACCTATGTCACCGACCACTCTAACATTGAAGCAGTGCCAACGGTTAAGCATGGGAATGATTTGGCTCATACCATTGGTTTGGGCGGCATGGGCTTGCATACCCTCTTCGCCATCAACCAAATGGAGTACGGATCTCCAGAATCTGTTGAGTTAACGGAAGCCTACTTCTATGCCCTCAACTACTACACTTTAGTAGCTAGCAACAAGATTGCTAAGGAACGTGGCAAGAGTTTTGACAACTTCGAGAATTCTAAGTACGCGACAGGTGAGTACTTCGATGCTTATATCCAAGCACCTTTCCAAGTGACCTCTGAAAAGGTTGCAGCTATCATGAGCAAGGTGGCCTTGCCAACAGCAGATGACTGGCGTGCCCTCAAGGAAGCAGTAGCGGCTAGCGGCCTCTACCACCAAAACCGTCTAGCTATTGCGCCAACAGGGTCTATCTCTTATGTCAACGAGACCAGTGCCAGCTTGCACCCAATTACGCGTCTGATTGAAGAACGTCAAGAGAAGAAGACAGGGAAGACCTATTATCCAGCGCCAATGCTATCCAATGAGACCCTGCCATACTATAAATCAGCCTACGATACCGATATGCGTAAGGTGATCGATGTCTATGCGGCGGCCCAAAAACATATCGACCAAGGCATGTCCTTAACCCTCTTCATGCGTTCAGAATTGCCAGAAGGCATGTATGAGTGGAAAGAAGGCCGGACCAATAAGATGACCACTCGTGACCTCAACATCTTACGTCACTATGCTTGGAAGAAGGGCATCAAGTCCATCTACTATGTGCGGACCTTTACGGAAAATAACGACGAAGTCGGCAGCAACGAATGCGAAAGTTGCTCGATCTAG
- the nrdI gene encoding class Ib ribonucleoside-diphosphate reductase assembly flavoprotein NrdI, whose protein sequence is MLVVYLSITGQTRKFVHKLDYPLLEITPDSVFTEVQEPYIVVVPTYEKEATEIVNEFIEVGNNRHYFKGVAGGGNRNFNTLFGFTAKDLARDYQVPLLHLFEFQGSENDVNKLKEQVEQLG, encoded by the coding sequence TTGCTAGTTGTCTACTTATCCATCACGGGTCAAACGCGTAAGTTTGTCCATAAATTAGACTATCCCTTGTTGGAGATTACTCCAGACTCCGTCTTCACTGAAGTCCAGGAACCCTATATTGTAGTCGTGCCGACTTATGAGAAGGAAGCAACCGAGATAGTGAATGAATTTATCGAAGTAGGCAATAACCGCCATTATTTTAAGGGCGTTGCCGGTGGTGGGAACCGTAATTTTAATACCTTATTTGGTTTTACAGCCAAGGATTTGGCCCGAGATTATCAAGTGCCCCTCTTGCACTTATTTGAATTTCAGGGATCCGAAAATGATGTTAATAAATTGAAAGAGCAGGTGGAACAACTTGGATAA
- a CDS encoding BlaI/MecI/CopY family transcriptional regulator produces MTANLSQNKSDMYHISEAEWRLMRLVWTMPGITSRQLIDTLSASSDWKVGTIKSLLSRLIQKGYLDKAEGISPYQFYATISQEEATLLRLQAALDPVCRKDRAHFLARLLASTPLSQADCQAIITQLEEQAKTAPETIPCQCPPGACQCHHSKSHPKA; encoded by the coding sequence ATGACTGCCAATCTAAGCCAAAATAAATCAGATATGTATCATATTAGCGAGGCTGAGTGGCGGCTTATGAGACTGGTTTGGACTATGCCCGGTATCACCAGTCGTCAACTCATTGACACACTATCCGCCTCAAGTGATTGGAAGGTTGGGACCATTAAATCCCTGCTCTCGCGACTAATTCAAAAGGGCTATTTAGACAAAGCCGAAGGGATTAGCCCCTACCAGTTTTATGCAACGATTAGCCAGGAAGAGGCCACTCTCCTTCGCCTACAAGCAGCCCTTGATCCTGTTTGTCGAAAAGATCGCGCCCATTTTCTGGCCCGGCTATTAGCCAGCACACCATTAAGCCAAGCTGATTGCCAAGCTATCATAACGCAACTAGAAGAACAAGCCAAGACTGCCCCGGAGACCATCCCCTGTCAGTGTCCTCCTGGAGCTTGCCAATGTCATCATTCAAAAAGCCATCCCAAAGCTTAG
- a CDS encoding class A sortase, with protein sequence MTEKRMTRTERMRQGNKIAKKPDKATKASKKKQGKKRKGGFSWRIFLAILLFLAAAVLFLLDPIKNYLVRQGQEANAVTELDRNKRAEIEANEKKEVNYDFGVIKPLNPYDVIANGINAKDLPTVGGVAMPDVGMNLPIYKGVTNEGMFLGAGTLTPSQKMGESNYSIASHHSIHKGLLFEPLMHAKVGQAVYLTDLDKVYKYEVNYIDQVDPSRVDLIEPTTNPILTMITCDSTLTMRVVVQAKLVETKPIEEASKDMVNAFKAKQTVPTNN encoded by the coding sequence ATGACTGAGAAAAGAATGACGCGCACTGAGCGTATGCGTCAAGGAAATAAAATTGCTAAGAAGCCTGATAAGGCGACAAAGGCAAGTAAGAAAAAACAAGGGAAGAAAAGAAAAGGGGGCTTCTCTTGGCGGATTTTTCTGGCAATCTTGCTTTTCTTAGCGGCGGCAGTGCTATTCTTGCTAGATCCAATCAAGAACTACTTGGTCCGTCAAGGTCAGGAAGCGAATGCAGTCACTGAGTTAGACCGTAATAAGCGGGCTGAGATTGAAGCGAATGAGAAGAAGGAAGTGAACTATGACTTTGGTGTCATCAAACCACTTAATCCTTATGATGTCATCGCAAATGGAATTAATGCCAAGGATCTTCCGACTGTAGGTGGCGTGGCCATGCCAGATGTTGGTATGAACTTACCAATTTATAAGGGAGTAACCAATGAAGGGATGTTCTTAGGTGCAGGGACTTTGACTCCTAGCCAGAAGATGGGGGAATCTAACTATTCTATTGCTAGCCATCACTCCATTCATAAGGGCTTACTTTTTGAACCTTTGATGCATGCCAAGGTAGGCCAAGCTGTCTATCTGACAGACTTAGACAAGGTCTATAAATATGAAGTGAATTACATCGATCAAGTGGATCCAAGTCGTGTGGATTTGATTGAACCTACAACCAATCCAATCCTAACCATGATTACCTGTGACTCGACTCTTACCATGCGTGTCGTTGTTCAAGCTAAGTTAGTGGAAACTAAACCTATCGAAGAAGCATCCAAAGATATGGTCAATGCCTTCAAAGCCAAACAGACAGTTCCTACCAATAACTAA
- a CDS encoding LacI family DNA-binding transcriptional regulator, with translation MATLKDVAKKANVSKMTVSRVINHPQLVTDELKQLVYQAMEELNYRPNMAAKALAQNRTLIVKVLILEEMDATEPYYMNLLSGIAKGLDKYQYSLQLMTENTIDTGNSDGYIITGMRESDYEWIRKIDKPLILYGENTYGVPFVDSDNRQAEFKATEYAFKKGYDHIIFVGIDVPEYFERQREQGYQDALAQHPDHTAQIHRIRNSSTAAAELVERLDAHLEPNTCFVCASDRIALGIQRGLKSLGRTMPDDVGIIGFDGVFLDQIASPQLTTVKQKVLDMGIACVEQLMRLIEGESLKETACYFEADLVERGSTRL, from the coding sequence ATCGCAACGCTGAAAGACGTGGCCAAGAAGGCCAATGTCTCTAAAATGACGGTCTCTCGAGTAATCAATCACCCCCAACTGGTGACGGATGAACTCAAGCAATTGGTCTATCAGGCCATGGAAGAACTCAATTATCGACCTAATATGGCGGCCAAGGCCCTAGCCCAGAACCGGACCCTAATTGTTAAGGTCTTGATTCTGGAAGAAATGGATGCCACTGAACCTTATTATATGAACCTCCTATCCGGGATTGCCAAAGGTTTAGATAAGTACCAATACTCCCTTCAACTCATGACGGAGAACACCATTGATACGGGGAATAGTGATGGTTATATTATCACCGGCATGCGAGAGTCCGACTATGAATGGATTCGCAAAATCGACAAGCCGCTTATTCTCTACGGGGAGAATACCTACGGGGTGCCTTTTGTTGATTCTGATAATCGGCAGGCTGAATTTAAGGCCACCGAGTATGCCTTTAAAAAAGGTTATGACCACATTATCTTTGTCGGGATTGACGTGCCGGAATACTTCGAGCGCCAGCGGGAGCAAGGCTATCAAGACGCTCTGGCGCAACATCCAGATCACACGGCACAAATTCACCGCATACGGAATTCCTCGACCGCGGCAGCAGAATTGGTTGAGCGTCTGGACGCGCATTTGGAACCTAACACATGCTTCGTCTGTGCCTCAGATCGCATTGCCTTAGGCATTCAGCGGGGGCTCAAGTCACTGGGCAGAACCATGCCGGACGATGTTGGGATTATTGGTTTTGATGGGGTCTTTTTAGACCAGATTGCTAGCCCGCAGCTGACGACTGTGAAGCAGAAAGTCTTGGACATGGGGATTGCCTGTGTGGAACAGCTCATGCGCTTAATTGAGGGAGAAAGCCTCAAGGAAACGGCTTGTTACTTTGAAGCAGATTTGGTGGAAAGAGGGTCTACTAGATTGTAG
- a CDS encoding PTS sugar transporter subunit IIA produces MKVLVTGHGGFASGMAAASRMIVGDQELIDWLPFEEGTNLSDYQAQIVARVERHGEEGLLILTDFKGGTPFNVSMLLSQGHPQVAVLAGTNLAMILEAIDQASTASSVTDLADHLVVIGRQGLLKGVL; encoded by the coding sequence ATGAAGGTCTTGGTGACAGGGCATGGGGGCTTTGCCTCCGGCATGGCGGCAGCCAGTAGGATGATTGTAGGTGACCAGGAGCTTATCGACTGGTTGCCTTTTGAGGAAGGCACCAATCTCAGTGACTACCAAGCTCAAATCGTAGCTAGAGTCGAGAGGCATGGGGAAGAAGGTTTGTTGATTTTAACGGATTTTAAAGGCGGCACCCCCTTTAATGTCAGCATGCTGCTGTCTCAGGGGCATCCACAAGTCGCTGTTCTGGCAGGAACGAATTTGGCCATGATTTTAGAAGCCATTGATCAGGCATCTACAGCAAGTTCAGTGACTGACCTGGCGGATCACTTAGTAGTCATAGGACGCCAAGGTCTTCTTAAGGGAGTTCTGTAG
- the dnaI gene encoding primosomal protein DnaI, with translation METIQDVMRQIMNQPHLQEIYEQAVALVRQDEAIQAFLQEHQAELSGEMIQNSLSKLNEFRLERGAIEAGQPGTNPGYQPELFINHNFIDVRYKPTTDYLASLKARRQAANLDNRMMADDVRQAHLADYIIDSPERQALINAVTQFMQTYHQDPKSAQGLYITGPYGVGKTYLLGALANHLVEEEGATVTFLHFPTFASDMRASIRDNSTQANLDKVKQVDVLMLDDMGAESDPSGWVRDEVLAIILEYRMRESLPTFFTSNFSLKEYEEVLTYNQKGISLAKAGRIMERVRYLAREITLDGPNRRQLKRQG, from the coding sequence ATGGAGACAATCCAAGACGTCATGCGTCAGATTATGAACCAGCCCCATCTGCAAGAAATTTATGAGCAGGCAGTGGCCTTGGTCCGCCAGGATGAAGCCATTCAAGCCTTCCTCCAAGAACATCAGGCAGAATTAAGTGGGGAAATGATTCAAAATTCCCTGTCCAAACTCAATGAGTTTCGCCTAGAACGTGGGGCTATTGAGGCAGGCCAGCCAGGGACTAACCCAGGCTACCAGCCGGAATTATTCATTAACCACAATTTTATTGATGTTCGCTACAAGCCAACGACTGATTACTTGGCCAGCCTCAAGGCGCGTCGCCAAGCCGCTAATTTAGATAACCGCATGATGGCGGATGATGTCCGCCAGGCTCATTTGGCTGATTACATTATTGATTCGCCAGAACGCCAAGCCTTAATCAATGCCGTGACGCAATTTATGCAGACCTATCACCAAGATCCTAAATCAGCACAAGGTCTCTATATTACGGGTCCTTATGGGGTGGGTAAGACCTATTTATTGGGGGCTTTGGCCAATCATTTGGTGGAAGAAGAGGGAGCGACGGTGACTTTCTTACACTTCCCAACCTTTGCTTCTGATATGCGGGCTTCTATTCGGGACAATAGCACCCAAGCCAACTTGGATAAGGTCAAGCAGGTGGATGTCTTAATGCTAGATGACATGGGCGCCGAGTCTGATCCGTCGGGCTGGGTTCGAGACGAAGTCTTGGCCATTATTCTAGAGTATCGTATGCGGGAATCGCTACCGACTTTCTTCACTTCCAACTTCTCTCTGAAAGAATACGAAGAAGTCCTGACCTACAACCAAAAAGGCATTAGCCTAGCCAAAGCAGGCCGTATCATGGAGCGGGTTCGTTACCTAGCGCGTGAAATCACCCTTGATGGGCCAAACCGTCGCCAACTCAAACGGCAAGGATAA
- a CDS encoding DnaD domain protein, with translation MLSPLQPFRVRQQAPLSQLQQVTLRQCYQPVIGTVGLAFYLSLTDYAGADGAWSPAVMHASLIDQLQVSPADLNQARGYLEALGLLKSYQPKKVQGNAQTQLVSYEVIAPLEVGSFLQHPLYAALLMNKIGDQAFYRLMRRFEWEEMDASEYVEVTQSFSQVFDYPSDQAIKDAQNQDALSGSYRQQTAPNPAEASLDQESQESFRYGQVLDILEAAQVNSRLFTRELRQQMASLHQVYGFNEEQVATVIKLAYQDQTEQIAMDQLPSLAKRYKASLSSKESAANQAGQLKDQIQARAQTLREQGQYSNNQAQIIATAEILPPLAFLKQVKQAKGGIRSDQEGYNLEAALEKVKLSPAIVNLAVYYLLVMEGRDHLYKSNFEKLLDEWQQKGIKEVHQVFRYIEDKRQAQAKKPSQESERPYGRTHKGAGGHQRQEVVPSWLAKQRQEGQDSRQASSQAKPEASPATSQATQTFVNPFKKGSAQELDH, from the coding sequence ATGTTAAGTCCCTTACAGCCCTTTCGGGTTCGGCAGCAAGCGCCCTTGTCCCAGCTACAGCAGGTGACCTTGCGCCAATGTTATCAGCCTGTTATCGGCACGGTGGGGCTAGCCTTCTATCTGTCTTTAACGGATTACGCGGGAGCGGACGGGGCCTGGAGCCCAGCGGTCATGCATGCTAGTCTGATTGATCAACTGCAAGTTTCGCCGGCCGACTTAAATCAAGCCCGCGGATACTTGGAGGCCTTGGGCTTACTCAAGTCCTATCAACCTAAGAAGGTCCAGGGTAATGCCCAGACTCAATTAGTGTCCTATGAAGTCATAGCGCCACTTGAGGTGGGGAGCTTCTTGCAGCACCCCCTTTATGCGGCTCTGCTGATGAATAAGATTGGGGATCAAGCCTTCTATCGCTTGATGCGCCGCTTTGAATGGGAAGAAATGGATGCCAGCGAGTATGTGGAAGTAACCCAGTCCTTCAGTCAGGTCTTCGACTATCCATCAGACCAAGCTATCAAAGACGCGCAGAACCAGGATGCTTTATCTGGCTCCTACCGTCAGCAGACCGCCCCTAATCCAGCAGAAGCTAGCTTGGACCAAGAGAGTCAGGAAAGTTTCCGTTATGGTCAGGTTCTAGATATACTAGAAGCGGCTCAAGTCAATAGCCGCCTCTTCACGCGGGAACTGCGCCAGCAAATGGCTAGTCTCCATCAAGTCTATGGCTTTAACGAGGAGCAAGTGGCGACAGTCATTAAATTGGCCTACCAAGACCAGACGGAACAAATTGCCATGGATCAATTACCGAGTCTAGCTAAGCGCTATAAGGCTAGCCTAAGCAGCAAGGAATCGGCTGCTAATCAAGCAGGCCAACTCAAAGACCAGATTCAAGCCCGCGCCCAAACCTTGCGGGAACAAGGCCAATATAGCAATAATCAGGCACAAATTATTGCCACGGCGGAGATTTTGCCACCGCTAGCCTTTCTTAAGCAAGTCAAACAGGCCAAGGGTGGCATCCGGAGCGACCAAGAGGGCTACAACCTAGAAGCTGCCTTGGAAAAGGTTAAATTGTCGCCTGCCATTGTCAACCTAGCAGTCTATTACCTCTTGGTCATGGAAGGGCGCGACCACCTTTACAAGTCTAATTTCGAAAAATTACTGGATGAATGGCAGCAAAAGGGGATTAAAGAAGTCCACCAAGTCTTCCGCTATATCGAAGACAAGCGCCAGGCCCAAGCCAAGAAGCCTAGCCAGGAGTCGGAACGTCCTTATGGCCGGACCCACAAGGGGGCTGGCGGCCATCAGCGTCAAGAAGTGGTGCCTTCATGGTTAGCCAAGCAACGCCAAGAAGGTCAGGATTCAAGGCAGGCATCAAGTCAAGCCAAGCCTGAGGCCAGCCCAGCTACTAGTCAAGCCACCCAGACCTTCGTCAATCCATTTAAGAAAGGGTCAGCCCAGGAGCTAGACCACTAG
- the nrdR gene encoding transcriptional regulator NrdR, which produces MECPKCHHQNSKVNDSRPADGGAAIRRRRECLNCKHRFSTYERIEQIPLLVIKRDGTREEFSQEKLLRGIVRSAEKRPITMEQMQALAQQVENKIREITDQEIESEQIGEFVIPLLMELDEVAYIRFASVYRQFHSRESFLKELQALQDRLSEKNDKK; this is translated from the coding sequence ATGGAATGTCCAAAATGCCATCACCAAAACTCCAAAGTTAATGACTCCCGGCCAGCTGATGGTGGGGCGGCAATCCGGCGGCGGCGGGAATGCCTCAACTGCAAGCATCGTTTCTCTACCTATGAACGGATCGAACAGATCCCCTTGTTGGTCATTAAGCGTGACGGTACCCGAGAAGAATTCAGCCAAGAGAAGCTACTGCGCGGGATTGTGCGTTCAGCTGAAAAACGGCCCATTACCATGGAACAAATGCAGGCTTTGGCTCAACAAGTAGAAAACAAGATTCGCGAAATCACCGACCAGGAAATTGAATCAGAACAAATTGGGGAATTTGTGATACCACTCTTGATGGAATTAGATGAAGTGGCTTATATTCGCTTTGCCAGTGTCTATCGCCAATTCCACTCGCGTGAGAGTTTCTTAAAAGAACTCCAAGCCCTGCAAGATCGTTTAAGCGAGAAAAACGATAAGAAATAA
- the coaE gene encoding dephospho-CoA kinase (Dephospho-CoA kinase (CoaE) performs the final step in coenzyme A biosynthesis.), with protein MLRIGLTGGIATGKSTVSNYLKELAYPLIDADVIARQLVAPGQEGLERLVVRFGREILDESGALNRQALGQRLFGDAQLRQEVDQLLHPLIYEALEAESQRLAQAGAQLAFFDIPLLYETGYDQKMDQVWVVYLPHDLQVERLMARNSWSRAQAEAAIASQASIEAKRQRADLVIDNQGTLAATFAYVDQALSRL; from the coding sequence ATGCTTAGAATTGGTTTAACAGGGGGGATTGCCACGGGTAAATCCACCGTATCTAACTATTTAAAGGAACTTGCCTATCCCTTGATTGATGCGGATGTAATTGCCCGTCAGCTAGTGGCACCTGGCCAAGAGGGCCTGGAGCGCTTGGTGGTGCGATTTGGTAGGGAAATTCTGGATGAGTCAGGTGCCCTTAACCGCCAGGCCTTAGGCCAACGACTCTTCGGGGATGCCCAACTGCGCCAGGAGGTGGATCAACTCTTGCATCCACTCATTTATGAGGCCTTGGAGGCGGAGAGTCAGCGTCTGGCCCAGGCGGGAGCACAGCTTGCCTTTTTCGATATTCCCTTACTCTATGAGACAGGCTATGACCAGAAAATGGATCAGGTCTGGGTGGTCTATCTGCCCCATGACTTGCAAGTAGAGCGGCTAATGGCCCGTAACAGCTGGAGCCGGGCTCAAGCGGAGGCGGCCATTGCTAGCCAGGCATCTATTGAAGCCAAGCGCCAGCGGGCAGATTTAGTCATTGATAACCAGGGAACTTTAGCGGCGACCTTTGCCTATGTGGATCAGGCTTTAAGCCGTCTCTAG
- the mutM gene encoding DNA-formamidopyrimidine glycosylase — protein MPELPEVETVRRGLTSLIESKTIAEVQVFWPKLIDLRPQETLAQWQDYLRGQTIQAVGRRGKYLWLDFGSHVLVFHLRMEGKCHVYPPGQEPKTKPKHVHLIMTFKDGSHFHYEDVRKFGRFSYMAKDQLESYFASKKLGPEPTQEAFDLAHFRAQLASSKRALKPLLLDQTLVAGLGNIYVDEVCFKARIHPQRPACDLTVHEVKRLHAAIIEILAAAVQAGGSTIRTYRNSLGAAGTYQESLAVYGRVDEPCERCGRLIHKVQLGGRGTHFCPNCQSARLKHPQGGKGHA, from the coding sequence ATGCCGGAATTACCCGAAGTAGAAACGGTACGGCGTGGCCTGACCAGTCTGATTGAGAGCAAGACCATTGCGGAGGTTCAAGTTTTCTGGCCTAAGCTAATTGACTTAAGGCCTCAAGAGACACTGGCTCAGTGGCAAGACTACTTGCGTGGCCAGACCATCCAAGCGGTGGGGCGGCGGGGCAAGTACTTATGGCTGGATTTTGGTTCTCACGTGCTAGTTTTTCATTTGCGAATGGAAGGTAAGTGCCATGTCTACCCACCAGGTCAGGAGCCTAAGACCAAGCCCAAGCATGTGCATCTCATCATGACTTTTAAGGACGGCAGCCACTTCCATTATGAAGATGTCCGCAAGTTTGGACGTTTCTCTTATATGGCCAAGGACCAATTAGAAAGCTATTTTGCCAGCAAGAAGTTAGGACCTGAGCCTACCCAAGAAGCCTTTGACTTGGCTCATTTTCGGGCTCAGTTAGCGTCTTCTAAACGGGCACTTAAGCCCCTCTTGCTGGACCAGACCCTGGTGGCTGGTTTAGGCAATATTTATGTGGATGAAGTCTGCTTTAAGGCGCGGATTCATCCGCAAAGACCGGCCTGCGACCTTACCGTCCATGAGGTCAAACGCCTGCATGCCGCTATTATTGAGATTTTGGCGGCGGCGGTGCAGGCGGGTGGTTCTACCATTCGGACCTATCGCAATTCCTTGGGAGCAGCGGGAACCTATCAGGAGTCCTTAGCTGTCTATGGCCGAGTAGATGAGCCCTGTGAACGTTGTGGCCGCCTAATCCATAAGGTCCAATTGGGCGGAAGAGGGACCCATTTCTGTCCGAATTGCCAATCAGCCCGCCTCAAGCATCCGCAAGGAGGAAAAGGCCATGCTTAG